The Heliangelus exortis chromosome 25, bHelExo1.hap1, whole genome shotgun sequence genomic interval GGGAGCCACcggctcctcctgcagccccggGGCTCTCAGCACATTTTCCTTGTGGCTTTGCCATGGGAGCTGCAACAAACCCAGCACAAGCTGCTGAAGGGCTGttttctgccaagctgctcGTGTGCCAGAAGCccagaaatgcctttttttttttttttttttttttttttcccacgtGCTTGGAGGAATTTGCTGGACAAGGGAGCCTTGACTTTGGGAGAAGAACTGAGCTCATCCGCAAGGCTTTGGGATGGGATTAATGGAAGGCTCTTCGCAACCTCCCCTGGCATCTTGGTGCAGAGCATGGCAGTCACTGgtcctttttgcttctttgtgcAAGTGTGAGGCCCTCCCAGGCTTCTCTTATGCCAAGGTGGGAGCTGTGGATGAGCAGAAGTTTATCCCTTGCCCTTCATGCACAcccacagcctcctgcagcagcaggatgctccCTGCCCCGTGCCCATGCATTTTCTCTGTCTGGATGCTcagtaaaccagaaaaaaacttttaggGTGGCTTCCTTTTGCTgaatttttggtgtttttcccCTTGGTTTGAGGATAGGAGAGCAGCAAGACCACCAAGCAGCTTCCCAGGTTTGCAGAGAGCATTTTTCTTCATGGAGAAGCAGCTGGTTTCTCCTGTAATTTAATTACTCCTTCCTGGAGCTCAGAGAGGAGGGGCACAGAGAAACGAGGGGGAGCTGGAAAGAAATCGATTCTCCTGTGAAAATGCACCTGGTGCAGAGCAAAGACCAGAAAATTGATCTTTCACCTgcctcctttttaaaataactccCAGAAAAGCTCCCTAGAGCTTGTCTGGGGAAGAGGAACTGGGTTGTCTGGAACAATTCGAGCTTGTCCGTGCTGCATTTTTCTCCCcatccagggaagaaaaaaaaaaaaaaaaccaaaaaaaacaaatcacagaaaaagccccaaagcCTTTCCCTGCTTCTCGGCAGACTGAGCTGCTTCAAGCCTCTTATCTAAATCTTTGCCTGAGCTCGCTTCTTTAGCCGGGAACCGAAGCAACCCTGGTGCCATCCcggggctgcagctctgggccGGGGGCACCCGGGGCCGGGAACCGGAGCCGATCCCGGTGTGAATGATTCAGGAGGAGCAAAGGGCTGGGTTGGGTTTCAGCTGGAGCTGAGTTACGGGGCGTCTCGGGTGTCTGGGAGTGAGATGGGGAAGGCTGGAGAGACGCAGGGGTGAGGGGAAGGATGCGGGGGTGAGCGAAAAAACTTGGGAACTGGGGACGATGGGACCAGATCagtcccctcctcctgctccccctctcTGGTTCGTCTTCCCCTGGACTCCGGGAGTCCCCGAGGGTGTTGGAGGCAGCAGATAACCCAGCAAACCTCACTCTCCAGCTGATTAATTCCTGCGGGAGCCCCgaaccccagccctgcagctttTGGTGCTCTCCGTGGAATGCTCTGGATCCAAGACCCGGCTGCAGCgtggggcagagcaggaacCACGGCGTTGGGTGACGGCTGGAGGAAACTTCTCCCCCAGGTAagcagggccaggcaggggctgggctgtTGGTGCCGTGGGGTTTTGCAGCAGTGGAGGAAGGGGAGCATCATCCACGTGTAATGAGtctgccagagctcagctgctcGGGACAGACTGACTGCAAATCCCTCACCGGTAACCAGGAAGGGGAAGCAAAGGGGGCACGGAGGTTGTGTTGGGGTCATTTTCCTGGCCAGCAACCCCCTGGCAGCGCCAAGGTGGGGATagggagggaaaagcagctctggctggaCCATCAGTGGCCACCCCCTGCTCGCCAACCCCAGCTcacctgctgccagctgcatcCAGGCACAGACTTTGTAGACGGTGGCCGCGTTGCagaagaagaagaggctgaagcAGAGGATGGTGCCGATGATGAGGAAGGTGGAAACGCCGACGAAGAACATGGCTGTTTTGAAGGCGCTGGAGGGGATGGTGCCGAAGTCGAGGGGGCTGCCCTTGCAGATGAGCTCTCCGGTGAGCGCGTTGCCGATGCAGTAAGAGAAGAGACCGAAATACCCGGCCTGGGGCGTGTCGATGCTGTCCCCGATCCAGTAGGGCTGGACGAAGGTCACCACCATCAGGATGGAGAAACAGAGGGTGAAGAGAGCCCAGAGCACCCCCATGGCCCGAGCGTTCCTCACATAGTTGGTGTGATAGATCCGGGCCGCCTCCTGCGCCGGCAGCAGCTTGGACATCATGGGGACACTGCCACCCCCAGACCCACTGGCACTGTCACCCCCACTGGCACCGGCCCCGGGGCCCCGGCTctgccccgccccgccgggaGGCTCCGCCGGCGGCTGCACCGCCCCAGGGGGGGAGGCGGccagacacccccccccccccccccggccccgtTAATCTCCCCCCGCCCCTTCCCTCGCCCGGGAGGAGCCGGGAGGAGCCGGATCGACCCCCCCGTCCCCAGCCGGGGTGGGGTCGGGAGGAGCCCGGGGGGCGGCTCGGGATGTGGTGCCGGGATGAGCCCCGGGGATCGCTTTGTGTCCGCGGGATGGGACCCCGGGATGTGCTCGGTATCCCCGGGATGAGCTCTAGGACACTGGGATGGGACCCCGGGGATGAGGTCTGGGATCCCAGGATCGCTTTGTATCCCCGGGAAGGAACCCTGGAATGCCATCTGTGTCCTCAGGATGGGATTGGACCATGAGACCTCAGGATGCACCCTGAGACCCCTGGATGAGCCCCTGAGATGTGCCTTGTCTCCCCGGGGATGTGCTTCCACGATGCCCCCTGAGACCCCTGGATGCCCCCTGGGATCCTGGGATGAACCCCAGGAtgagccctgtgtccccaggatgTGTCCTGCATCCTTGGGGTGTGGGCCAGGATGTATCTGGGTTGCACCCTGCACCCTTGGATGTGTTTTGGGATGTGCCACCCTCCCCTTGATGTGCTGGGGTGTTCTCCAGGATGTTTCTTGCCCAGGATCCATCCAGGTTGTGCTGTGTACCCCACAATTTGTCCTCTCAGATGCTTCCCTCTGGCCTCCTCCCAGCTGGTGTCACCAGGGATGCTGCATCAgtggggtgggggctgtgggTCCCTGGACACCCCTGTCAGCTCCAGGGTTgtctggagctgcaggcagggaggggactgtccccacagcccccctgcaGAAAGGGGAAAGTCTCATTCTGCTTCCAGGACACCTGTGGGAGGAACAtatctctgcctctcccttgTGTCCAGCTGCTCATGGGTCTTGTGGCCACcctggttcctttttttttgcaggagcCACAATCTGCCTTGCATCCCGAGGGGCCCAGATGCCACGTGCCAGGGTGATGGCCACCCCAGAGCCTCAGCGTCACCCCCAAGGCCACCCAAGGCAGCCCTGGTGTTAATCATTGCCCAGAGTTGCTGGGCCAAGGTGGGTGTGAAAAGCTGCACGGTTCCCAGGGctgttttccttccagcagctgcatccCTGAGCaccaaaacacagagcaaacacCTGGCATGGTTCAGTGTTGGACACAACGGGGACCTTGGTGGCCTCTGGAGCAAAGAGGGAGGCCCAgtggggtgctggcaggggggtgggCTCAGTCCTGCCATGCTTTGGGCTTTCTGGAGTTGGTTTCTTGGTGTCTCTGATCCTAATGTTTGAGAGGTGGAGGATCTTCCCACAGAGCAGATCTGCCCATggacagcagctcccagccaggaCAGTGTCCCAGagaaccccagctccctggaagTTTGGGTGAAGGAGAGCAGTGAGGACTTGGAAACCCCCCAGGAGGAGCTCAGAACCACCGTGACTTCACTTTTCCTCTGCCAAAGGAGCCACCAAAGGgtgggctggcagcacccatGTGGGACGGTGACCCAGGGAGAGGGTGAGATGTCCCCGTGGTGGCATCGCCTGGCAGCATGGAGGTGGCCTGGCACACAGCATGGCTGCTCCCCTGCCCGGCCCCAGTGCCACGACCAGGGGTGTGATAGGAGCAGCCACATCAGCTGATGGAGATGTGGGCTATaaagcacccacccaccccgcCCTGTGGCCACCAACCAGCCCGCCATGGCTACCACGCTGCCCCTCCGCctgctcctggccctgctgctgctgctggccccagccctgcctgcaccccacgAGCGAGGGCTCATCTTCAACTTGGtgagagggacaagggacagtgaCCCTAAGTGACAAGGGACACCTCGGTGGGGCGtgcagggggggtctggggtggggtggggggaccCTGGGGCAAGGGCTGCAGCCACCAAGGGCAAAACTCAAGGtggctggggaaactgaggcagggaggacATGCTGGGGTTCCTGGGGTCGTGAGGGGTCTGGGAATCTGGGGAAGCAGCCGTGAGAAGCACAGGGAAGCCTGGAAGTGGGATCAAAGCTCTcggctgcctgtgctgctggggaccccctCCCTGGGGGGCTGTCagggaatggggagggggggacacagccTCCCTGCGGTGTCTCAGCCCTGTTCCTCTGAGCCCAGCAGGGCACAGCCCTCCAGCAGAGTGGGGTTTTGGGTCAGACCCAGGGAATTCTGCAGGGTGGGAGCTTGGGAgtgctggcagccctgctgagccccagcccaAAGCTGGGGGGCTCCGACACCCGGCCCACAGCTGGAGGGGGGGATTAAGGTGGGACAGGGATATCCCTGGTGCTGACACCCTGTCTGGTGGCACAGGACACGGgggagctgtgcctgcagagtGCTCAGTgcaagagcagctgctgccaccgCACCGGCGGCCTCAGCCTGGCCCGGTGCGCCCCGGAGGCAGCAGAGTTCCAGGAGTGCTCCCCAAAGGTAGGAGGTGTTCCCCTGTGCCccaggggcagggatggggacagggacgtGTCCCCCACACTGAACTGTGCCTTGCTTCCCCCCAGAGCCTCTATGGGGTCTACTACAGGTGTCCCTGTGAGAGCGGCTTGAGCTGTGACGTGGATAAAACCATCGTGGGCTCCCTCACCAACAGTGACTTTGGCATCTGTAAGGACCCCCGGAGATCCAACAAATCCCAGTGAAGGCAGAGACCCCCAGGCTTCCCCCCGTGTCTCCCTGTAGTGCCCCGCcaccctcctttccccctccccagggatgCCTGGATCTGCCCCTGCTGCAGGGGGATGTCCAAGTAAAGAGCATCTTCTGCCAAGCTGATGTttccatcatcatcatcatggaatggtttgggttggaagggaccttaaaggtcacctcattccaacccctctgccatgggcagggacacctcccaccagcccaggctgctccaagccccatccaaccttcaacactgccagggatggggcagccacagcttctgggggcaacaCTCTGGCCAAAAAAAGCCCGAGGGAGATGATGGCTTTACCTGGACGTGCCCATCATATGGAACTATCTGAAAATCAGTGGGTGGGGGGCTCTGCTTGGGGGGAGCAAAGTGCAGGGAGGGGGACaattcagcagctcctggaccCCCTTGGGTTGTGCCAGGCTCAGGTTTTTTGCCACTGGTTGGAAATGTCCCCAGAGGAGATTTGTCACTAGAGGAAGGTGAGAAGCAGAGGGGGTACTGAGGGTCGTGTCTGGATGCTCTGGATGACCttgagctgctcctcctcctcctcctcggggTGTGTGGATGTGGCCAGGGGGGTAGGAGTCCTCCCCAAAAAGGACTTTGTACGGGCAGCAGTTGTCACACAAGCCCTGGGGACACTTTGTGTGGCACCTCAGCCTTgtagagcagagcaggagctctggTGGTGAGATGTGCTGGAGTTTCAGGAATTTCCCCAGTGGGGAACAGCCCGGAGGGACTGGCACCACCCGGGACAGGTACTGGGGATACTGGGAGCGCAGCCTCACCCGGGGCTTTGCCGTGGCCACCACCCTGGGGCCAGCAGAGGGCACCCACAGCGTGACCACAGCCTGGGACAACCCCCCCGGCCCTGTGGACCCCCCCTCAAGTCCAGCAGGGACCCCCCCAACCCCGGgggcagctcagcctgggggCCAGGGGGGGTGCAGTGAGGATGCACCCTGCCCTGACCCCCTTCTTTGGGGGTCACCCCCTCCATGGAGGGAGGGGACACtgcaggggagggggacactccgggtggggggggggatgggcAAGCCTGGGCAAACTCTCGGTGTATATCCTGGAGAATTTTGGGGGTGTCCCCGTTTTTAGAGGTGTCCCCATTTTGGGGGCCGCCCCCATTCTGGTGGCGTCCCCATTTTTGGGGCGTCCCCGTGCCGGCAGGAGGAAATGGGGGCACTGGAGAGGTGGGGGGGTGGTTGGGGGGCACACATGAACATCcaaactcccccccccccatcactCCAGCCCTCTGTTCGAAGCCGTGGCTTTATTTTGGCAGCCCCCGGCTGGTAAATATTGGCTTAAACCGAAAAGCAGCCGCTTGACTCACGGCGCCTCAACAAACACAGGAAGGGGCCCCCGGTGCCTGTggggtgctgccagccctggggacacgggTGGGGGGGGCCCACATCAGGGTGGGGGCACCTTGAGCTGGGAGGTGGGGTCTGAACAGAGCATCCTCCTGCGGGAAGATTTGGTGTTAATGAGATGGGGGGTgcggggtggggtggggggtgcactccctcctgcccccccccagctcctccatctgtggggggacacacagcagggagtgcccccccccccccccattcaCCAGGGACCTTCGGGGTGCCCCCCTAGGTAAACAGCAATGAGAAGGGTTATGAGGAGGGGGGAAcaccccaagccccccccccccccttttaaTCTCAccccctctgcaccccaggGGTGCaaccccatccccagctgctggggtgaCCCAGGttctccccccatcccccccctcaccctgtTTGGACCTgcgggaccccccccccccacacgATTTGGGGacatctccccctcccctggaGCCCCCGGTTCAGTCTGGGGTGCAATAATTTGGGtgcccctttccccccctccctgcttcGAACaggggtgtccccccccctccgAGCTAAAACCCAACGAGGCCCAAAGGACATcacggggtggggggggacgATCGtacatcccccccccccgtctCACCCCATCCCCAGCGTTACCCCCCACTTCACCCCCCCTATCCCTGCCTGCTCACCCATGGGGTGCCCCCGGTGCCCCCCCTTTGCCCTGGGGGGAGGCGGGGAGTGGTGAAGGTTTtcccgtcccgtccccccccccgcAAGTGCTGTTTTTACCAGGAGGGTACAGGATGTTCTCGCACAGCCGCTCTCCCTCTCCCCaaccttccccctccctctctccccccccctccccgtcctctccccccccttcccgccAGCCCTCGGCCTTCacctcttctcctctgctgctttaaCCCTTTTTTTTGCCAATCGGCGcctttttgctattttttttttttttttttccttcctcacttcACTTATTTCTGCAAAAATGAGGTTGAAACTTCTCTGTCCAACCccgggggggtggtggtggtgtccTTGCACCCCCCAGTTCACCCAAATCACCCGCTCCCCACGACTCCAGTGCGTGCCCACCCTATGCCCATCcttgcagcccccccagcaAAGCCTCCCTCCTGCctaaacaccccccccccaaaaaaaaaaaaggggggggtgtCTATGTGTCACCGCTGCAGCATTTACTCTGTGGTCAGGGGGTGCAAATGCTCCTtgggggggctgagctgcccccGACCCCCACGGAGGAGCCCGGGCAGGGGGCAGCCCTGTAGCACCCACCTTTgagtgctgttttttttttttgggggggggggtcataCACCAGGCAcatcctgccccccccccagttAGCTGCAGAGGGGTGTCATGCAGGGGCCCGATCCTGGAGTGGGGGTTCAGGGGGTCTCAGATTTGGGTgtctttgggggggggggggggggagtctTGGGCCATGGGTGTTTGGGGGTGCCCCAGACATGTTCTGGGGTGCTGGTGcagctggggggggtgggggcatCACTCGGGGGGGTCCCTCAGCCAGGGTGGCTTGTGGCTGGAGGTGGCCACCGTGTTGCAGAGCAGAAGCCACAGGGATGTGACACCTCACTGTGGGGGGGTGAGGGAATACACCCCTCCCCCAGCCAGCACCGGGGCCTGGGGGCACCCCAAATCCCCAGGGGGTTTCCCCATTGTGCCCCCACCACCCCGTGCCAGGGTGGGACACCTCAACCTGCACCCATGGCAGGTCTGAGCTGTGGGGCAGAATGAGCTGTGACCCCCCCTGTCAGGACCAGGACCCCCCAGCTGGCTTTCCCTAAATATGGGGGAGGTTCGGTCCATCCTGGGGGGGGGATATTTTTGGGCTGGAACTGCCGAGCAGCCTCCCAGCAAGCTCCGCCTGGAGGAGCAGAACCTTTCTAGcaacaaccaacaacaaaaaataacaaaaaaaagaaaaaaaaaaaaaaaaagaaaagaaaaccgAATTCATGGAAAGCTTCGGCTCGCTTTTTCTTGCCAAAACCAAttgttgcagattttttttttttttttttttttttttccccggcCTCTCCGGCTGTGCCACCGTGTGTGACAGTGGGGACATCAGCTGCACTCCTGCTTTTCCTACCCGGAGTTATTTCCTTGGGGATGGATGAAGGGAAGAATCCAACGGGAATACAGGGACCACCCCAACCTGATATGGGGGTCCCtgtccccttctccatccctttggGGGTGGTCTGGGTGTCTCTTGAGGAtgctcccccagcccagagctgaggactgcccagggcagtggaaGTTGCAAgtgggacatggggacacagaggTGGCCTTGGGGGACATCCAGGGACCTCCATGCCCCCCTCCTGATGCTTTCCAGTAGAACACGAGTGGGATAAATTCACAGCCTTATTTTTTTGTGCTGATGGAGGAATTGTGAcatggggaggtggggagggcCCTGGGGGTTGGG includes:
- the LHFPL5 gene encoding LHFPL tetraspan subfamily member 5 protein; protein product: MMSKLLPAQEAARIYHTNYVRNARAMGVLWALFTLCFSILMVVTFVQPYWIGDSIDTPQAGYFGLFSYCIGNALTGELICKGSPLDFGTIPSSAFKTAMFFVGVSTFLIIGTILCFSLFFFCNAATVYKVCAWMQLAAATGLMIGCLIYPDGWDSGEVRRLCGDKTDKYTLGACTVRWAYILCIIGILDALILSFLAFVLGNRQDNLLPSDFKAESKGKSSRG
- the CLPS gene encoding colipase; this translates as MATTLPLRLLLALLLLLAPALPAPHERGLIFNLDTGELCLQSAQCKSSCCHRTGGLSLARCAPEAAEFQECSPKSLYGVYYRCPCESGLSCDVDKTIVGSLTNSDFGICKDPRRSNKSQ